One Bacteroidales bacterium genomic window carries:
- the yidD gene encoding membrane protein insertion efficiency factor YidD has product MKILNNLQKGIIWLMIIPIRIYQYAISPLLPKTCRHIPSCSSYAIDALKIHGIFKGSLLAIWRILRCNPWGTHGYDPVPPKGKWYSAIGRQRL; this is encoded by the coding sequence ATGAAAATACTGAATAACCTGCAAAAGGGTATTATCTGGTTAATGATCATTCCGATCCGCATTTACCAGTATGCGATTTCGCCTTTGTTGCCCAAGACCTGCAGGCATATCCCCTCCTGTTCGTCATATGCCATTGACGCTCTGAAGATTCACGGCATTTTCAAGGGCAGCCTGCTGGCCATCTGGCGCATTTTACGATGTAATCCCTGGGGCACACACGGGTATGACCCGGTGCCACCGAAGGGGAAATGGTATTCAGCAATCGGGCGGCAGAGACTTTAG
- a CDS encoding 6-carboxytetrahydropterin synthase, whose product MKVTVCREAHFNAAHRIYNKSWDDRKNEEIFGLCSLPNYHGHNYDLVVKLTGEVDPETGYVFDMKKLKDIVDEHVVNRYDHKNLNLDVPEFADTIPSAENIAVSIWNIIRQQISKAYTIQVVLYETPRNFVEYSGD is encoded by the coding sequence ATGAAAGTCACAGTGTGTCGTGAAGCGCATTTCAATGCGGCTCACCGGATCTATAATAAATCATGGGATGACCGGAAAAACGAGGAAATATTCGGATTATGCAGTCTCCCCAATTACCATGGCCATAATTATGACCTTGTAGTGAAACTCACCGGGGAAGTGGATCCTGAAACGGGTTACGTTTTTGATATGAAGAAACTGAAGGATATAGTGGATGAACATGTTGTAAACCGGTATGATCACAAGAACCTTAACCTGGATGTACCCGAATTTGCCGATACCATTCCATCCGCTGAAAATATTGCCGTAAGCATATGGAACATAATCCGGCAGCAAATCAGCAAAGCCTACACCATACAGGTTGTGCTATACGAGACTCCCCGTAATTTCGTGGAATATTCAGGCGATTAG
- a CDS encoding HIT family protein, translated as MKESKMTGCPFCSESVRQSAYYSNGEFIAIYNIAPVLPGHSLVIPATHYTSIMALDNTALNRFFETARTAVKILMKAFNTDSFDWSIQEKPEAGQTIEHLHLHIVPRLKGDLKRPGDWYPLLQDNDEVIIDSIERARLNPAAMEQIVTELKRIATTIS; from the coding sequence ATGAAAGAATCAAAAATGACCGGCTGCCCGTTCTGTAGTGAATCAGTGAGACAATCTGCCTATTATTCGAACGGCGAATTCATTGCAATATATAACATCGCTCCTGTACTCCCCGGTCATTCACTCGTTATCCCTGCCACACATTATACATCAATTATGGCGCTAGATAACACGGCTCTTAACCGTTTTTTTGAAACAGCCCGGACAGCAGTGAAAATCCTGATGAAAGCCTTCAATACCGATTCATTCGACTGGTCAATACAGGAAAAACCTGAGGCGGGACAAACGATTGAGCACCTTCATCTTCACATTGTTCCAAGGCTGAAGGGCGATCTGAAAAGACCGGGCGATTGGTACCCGCTTCTACAGGATAATGACGAAGTGATAATCGACAGTATAGAACGAGCCAGGCTGAATCCTGCAGCCATGGAACAAATTGTGACCGAATTAAAACGAATTGCAACCACAATATCCTAA